The following coding sequences are from one Pseudomonas mendocina window:
- a CDS encoding CitMHS family transporter, translated as MLTFLGFAMVSTFMYLIMSKRLSALIALIIIPILFALIGGFANQIGPMMLEGISKLAPTGVMLMFAILYFAIMIDSGLFDPPVRLILKLVKGDPLKVAVGTVALALIVSLDGDGSTTYMICVGAMLPLYSRLKMSPTIMAGLIIMAGGIMNMTPWGGPTARAASALHVDPSDVFVPMIPGMVIGAIALFGVAYLYGLRERKRLGVLHLPDDQLTQEEISVSQFPEARRPKLLWINAILTVVLMTTLIAGLLPMPVLFMIAFSIAMIINYPCLQQQKERIAAHAGNVLAVVGLIFAAGIFTGILSGTGMVEAMSKSLLAVIPEALGPHLAVITALVSMPFTFFMSNDAFYYGILPVLNQAASSYGISAVEMARASIVGQPVHLLSPLVPSTYLLIGLAKIEFGDLQRFTLKWAVMVCMVILAAALLLGVFPFISS; from the coding sequence ATGCTCACATTCCTTGGCTTCGCCATGGTCTCGACCTTCATGTACCTGATCATGAGCAAACGCCTGTCGGCGCTGATTGCCCTGATCATCATCCCCATCCTTTTCGCGCTGATCGGTGGCTTCGCCAACCAGATCGGCCCGATGATGCTCGAAGGCATCAGCAAGCTCGCGCCCACCGGCGTGATGCTGATGTTCGCCATCCTCTACTTCGCCATCATGATCGACTCCGGGCTGTTCGATCCGCCCGTGCGCCTGATCCTCAAACTGGTCAAGGGCGACCCGCTGAAGGTCGCGGTCGGCACCGTGGCCCTGGCGCTGATCGTCTCCCTGGATGGCGACGGCTCGACCACCTACATGATCTGTGTCGGCGCCATGCTGCCGCTGTACAGTCGCCTGAAAATGAGTCCGACCATCATGGCCGGTCTGATCATCATGGCTGGCGGCATCATGAACATGACGCCCTGGGGCGGCCCGACCGCACGTGCCGCCAGTGCCCTGCATGTCGACCCGTCCGATGTCTTCGTGCCGATGATTCCGGGCATGGTCATCGGCGCCATCGCACTGTTCGGCGTCGCGTATCTCTACGGCCTGCGCGAGCGCAAGCGCCTGGGCGTGCTGCATCTGCCGGACGATCAGCTCACTCAGGAAGAGATCAGCGTGTCGCAGTTTCCCGAGGCGCGCAGGCCGAAGCTGCTGTGGATCAATGCCATCCTCACCGTGGTGCTGATGACCACTCTGATCGCCGGCCTGCTGCCGATGCCGGTGCTGTTCATGATCGCTTTCAGTATCGCCATGATCATCAACTACCCCTGCCTACAACAGCAGAAGGAGCGCATCGCGGCGCATGCCGGCAATGTCCTGGCGGTGGTCGGGTTGATCTTCGCGGCGGGTATCTTCACCGGCATCCTCAGCGGCACCGGCATGGTCGAGGCGATGTCCAAGAGCCTGCTGGCGGTCATCCCCGAGGCACTCGGCCCGCACCTGGCGGTGATCACCGCGCTGGTGAGCATGCCGTTCACCTTCTTCATGTCCAACGATGCCTTCTACTACGGCATCCTGCCGGTGCTGAACCAGGCAGCGTCCAGCTACGGCATCAGCGCCGTGGAAATGGCTCGCGCCTCCATCGTTGGCCAGCCGGTGCACCTGCTCAGCCCACTGGTGCCGTCCACCTACCTGCTGATCGGCCTGGCCAAGATCGAGTTCGGCGACCTGCAACGCTTCACCCTAAAATGGGCGGTGATGGTGTGCATGGTGATTCTGGCGGCGGCTCTGTTGCTGGGCGTGTTTCCCTTCATCAGCAGTTGA
- a CDS encoding MarR family winged helix-turn-helix transcriptional regulator has translation MQDRAQLAAEQWQQQRPDLDGFSMAVIGRLGELSQLISRDHLLPFFAEHGLQAGEFDLLATLRRSGEPYALMPTTLYESAMISSGGMTSRIDRLEKAGLIERRKHPSDRRGVLVALTPAGFELIDNMLAAHVANLQRVLSGLTAEEQRTLHELNGKLLAGLAPRDGA, from the coding sequence ATGCAAGACCGTGCGCAACTGGCTGCCGAGCAATGGCAGCAACAACGACCCGATCTGGACGGTTTTTCCATGGCCGTGATCGGGCGCCTGGGCGAGCTGAGCCAGTTGATCAGCCGTGATCACCTGCTGCCATTCTTCGCCGAGCATGGCCTGCAGGCCGGCGAGTTCGACCTGCTCGCGACCCTGCGCAGATCGGGCGAACCCTATGCCCTGATGCCGACCACGTTGTACGAGAGCGCGATGATTTCCTCCGGTGGTATGACCAGTCGCATCGACCGCCTGGAGAAAGCCGGGTTGATCGAGCGCCGCAAGCACCCGAGCGATCGCCGTGGCGTGCTGGTGGCGCTGACGCCGGCTGGTTTCGAACTGATCGACAACATGCTCGCCGCCCATGTGGCCAACCTGCAGCGAGTGCTCTCAGGATTGACCGCCGAGGAGCAGCGCACGTTGCATGAATTGAATGGCAAGCTGCTGGCGGGGCTGGCTCCGCGGGATGGGGCGTGA